From the genome of Buchnera aphidicola (Muscaphis stroyani), one region includes:
- a CDS encoding SEC-C metal-binding domain-containing protein → MSNQINSDISKSLFNNTHISRNKACTCGSGRKYKHCHGRL, encoded by the coding sequence ATGAGTAATCAGATAAATTCTGATATTTCAAAGTCATTGTTTAATAATACTCACATTAGTCGAAATAAAGCTTGCACTTGTGGATCAGGCAGAAAATATAAGCACTGCCATGGGCGTCTATAA
- a CDS encoding NUDIX domain-containing protein, which translates to MNHVQVAIGIIIKNNKVYITQGQNKDKMWEFPGGKVKKNENIIHGLKRELIEEVGIKIIKFKFLKYIEFNKKSTQLRLNFFLIQKWKGNPYSRERFLYKWISFYDLKFINFLPANFDIINLINEHKNIYVNY; encoded by the coding sequence ATGAATCATGTACAAGTAGCAATTGGAATAATCATAAAAAATAATAAAGTTTATATTACTCAAGGTCAAAACAAAGATAAAATGTGGGAGTTCCCTGGAGGAAAAGTTAAAAAAAATGAAAATATTATCCATGGATTAAAGAGAGAACTAATTGAAGAAGTTGGAATTAAAATTATAAAATTTAAGTTTTTAAAGTATATTGAATTTAATAAAAAGAGTACTCAATTAAGATTAAATTTTTTTTTAATTCAGAAATGGAAAGGGAATCCTTATAGTAGAGAAAGATTTTTATACAAGTGGATATCTTTTTATGATTTAAAATTTATAAATTTTTTACCTGCAAATTTTGATATTATTAATTTAATTAATGAACATAAAAATATTTATGTAAACTATTAA
- the coaE gene encoding dephospho-CoA kinase (Dephospho-CoA kinase (CoaE) performs the final step in coenzyme A biosynthesis.) translates to MTYIVALTGGICSGKTTISNSFKKIGIHVVDSDVISKKIIENNFLVFNAIKKKFGRKVLNIDNSINRSVLKKYIFYNKNNKLWLENLLHPKIYKESQLQIKSKKSVWCLWVVPLLIEKKLEKRVNRILLVDAPIKVQIKRMIQRDKINSEEAKKIVSLQSTRYERISVSDDIIYNNEKIHKLDWYSYYFDSLYTLLSKKNKKLKNFKKNKLTIFH, encoded by the coding sequence ATGACTTATATTGTAGCACTTACTGGAGGTATTTGTAGCGGAAAAACTACTATATCTAATAGTTTTAAAAAAATTGGAATTCATGTTGTCGATTCTGACGTTATTTCAAAAAAAATAATAGAAAATAATTTTTTAGTATTTAATGCTATTAAAAAAAAATTTGGACGAAAAGTACTAAACATTGATAATTCAATAAATCGATCAGTTTTAAAAAAATATATTTTTTATAATAAAAATAACAAATTATGGTTAGAAAATTTATTACATCCAAAAATATATAAAGAAAGTCAATTACAAATAAAATCAAAAAAATCTGTTTGGTGCTTATGGGTAGTTCCATTACTAATTGAAAAGAAATTAGAAAAAAGAGTAAATCGTATTCTATTAGTTGATGCGCCTATAAAAGTTCAAATAAAACGAATGATTCAAAGAGATAAAATCAATAGTGAAGAAGCTAAAAAAATTGTTTCCCTACAATCAACTCGATATGAAAGAATATCTGTATCAGATGATATTATTTATAACAACGAAAAAATTCACAAACTAGATTGGTATTCTTATTATTTTGATTCTTTATACACTCTATTATCAAAAAAAAATAAAAAATTAAAAAATTTCAAAAAAAATAAATTAACAATATTTCATTGA
- a CDS encoding GMP reductase, producing the protein MRIEEDIKLGFKDVLIRPKRSTLKSRSLVNLTRNFYFKYSNQKWSGIPIIASNMDTIGTFNMAKSLSEFNILTAVHKYYSINDWNHFIKSSSKDILNHVIVSIGTSNLDFIKIKQIFLLTSEIKYICIDVANGYSEHFVSFLKKIRNFFKDKIICAGNVATGEMVEELILSGADIVKVGIGPGSVCTTRIKTGVGYPQLSAIIECSDAAHGLGGQIISDGGCSVSGDIAKAFGGGADFVMLGGMLSGHNECSGEIIEEKSKKFMLFYGMSSKSAMNLHTGGIAEYRASEGKTVKVPFRGSVYATVSDILGGLRSSCTYVGASKLKELTKRTTFIKVTEQENCVFNNVKK; encoded by the coding sequence ATGCGTATTGAAGAAGATATAAAATTAGGTTTTAAAGATGTTTTAATTCGACCAAAGAGGTCTACACTTAAAAGTCGTTCATTAGTTAATCTTACACGTAATTTTTATTTTAAATATTCTAATCAAAAATGGTCTGGAATTCCAATAATTGCTTCAAATATGGATACAATCGGAACTTTTAATATGGCAAAATCTTTATCAGAATTTAATATATTAACTGCAGTTCATAAGTATTATTCTATTAATGATTGGAATCATTTTATTAAATCATCTTCTAAAGACATATTAAATCATGTAATTGTATCAATTGGAACATCTAATTTAGATTTTATAAAAATTAAGCAGATTTTTCTATTAACTTCTGAAATTAAATATATTTGTATTGATGTGGCTAATGGTTATTCTGAGCATTTTGTATCTTTTTTAAAAAAAATTAGAAATTTTTTTAAAGATAAAATTATTTGTGCAGGAAATGTTGCAACTGGAGAAATGGTAGAAGAACTTATATTGTCTGGAGCTGATATAGTAAAAGTTGGTATTGGACCAGGTTCAGTATGTACTACTCGAATAAAAACTGGAGTGGGTTATCCTCAACTTTCAGCTATCATAGAGTGTTCTGATGCTGCACACGGATTAGGTGGTCAAATTATTAGCGATGGAGGATGCTCTGTTTCTGGGGATATTGCTAAAGCTTTTGGTGGAGGAGCTGATTTTGTTATGTTAGGAGGAATGCTTTCAGGTCATAATGAGTGTTCAGGAGAAATTATTGAAGAAAAATCAAAAAAGTTTATGTTATTTTATGGAATGAGTTCTAAATCAGCAATGAATCTTCATACTGGAGGAATAGCAGAGTATCGAGCATCAGAAGGAAAAACTGTAAAAGTACCTTTTAGAGGTAGCGTTTATGCAACTGTTAGTGATATTTTAGGAGGTTTGCGTTCTTCTTGTACTTATGTTGGAGCTTCAAAATTAAAAGAGCTAACTAAAAGAACTACTTTTATAAAGGTTACTGAGCAAGAGAATTGTGTTTTTAACAATGTTAAAAAATAA
- the aceE gene encoding pyruvate dehydrogenase (acetyl-transferring), homodimeric type, whose amino-acid sequence MSERFYDDVDPVETSDWVEAIESVIRNEGLERAKFLIEQILKKSKINRVDFFRFFSTSDYINTISKEDEVQYPGNLALEKRICSAIRWNAIMMVLRASKKNLELGGHLSSFQSSATMYEVCFNHFFRAKNKNDGGDLVYFQGHIAPGIYSRAFLEGRLLEDQIDNFRQEVHGKGLPSYPHPKLMPHFWQFPTVSMGLGPICAIYQAKFLKYLKNRKLKNTSKQTVYAFIGDGEMDEPESKGAISVAVREKLDNLIFIINCNLQRLDGPVIGNGKIVNELESFFYGAGWEVIKVIWGSKWDVLLKKDKTGKLIQLMNETLDGDYQTFKSKDGAYVRKHFFGRYSETLTLVKDMTDEEIWKLNRGGHDPIKMFNALRRASFVKDKPTVILAHTVKGYGMGVIAEGKNIAHQIKKININGIRYIRDRFKIPVSDDNIEKLPYIHFKKNSKEYDYIHQKRKELGGYLPFRLSKFTALLILPKLKDFKSLLEKQNKDISTTIAFVRVLNIILKNNFIKDLIVPIIADEARTFGMEGLFRKIGIYNLRGQKYIPQDREQLAYYKEEKKGQILQEGINELGAASSWLAAATSYSTNDFPMIPFYIYYSIFGFQRIGDLFWAAGDQQARGFLIGGTSGRTTLNGEGLQHEDGHSHIQSLTIPNCISYDPCFAYEVAVIIQDGIRRMYGEMQENIYYYITTTNENYHMPEMPKGIEKGICRGIYKLKTLLGTSLKVQLMGSGAILRSVCEAAEILLKDYSITTDIYSVTSFTELARNGSDCERWNMLHPGQENKIAYIKKVMNTAPAVAATDYMKLFAEQIRHFIPAIKYYVLGTDGFGRSDSRENLRDHFEINSHYIVVAALSLLAELNNISKIVVEDAIIKFNINIDKINPRLS is encoded by the coding sequence ATGTCAGAACGTTTTTATGATGACGTGGATCCAGTCGAAACCAGTGATTGGGTGGAAGCGATTGAATCTGTTATACGTAATGAAGGGTTAGAAAGAGCTAAGTTTTTGATTGAACAAATTCTAAAAAAATCTAAGATAAATAGAGTTGATTTTTTTCGGTTCTTTTCTACTAGTGACTATATTAATACTATATCTAAAGAAGATGAAGTTCAATATCCCGGAAATCTTGCATTGGAAAAGCGAATTTGTTCAGCAATTCGATGGAATGCTATAATGATGGTCTTAAGAGCATCAAAAAAAAATTTAGAATTGGGTGGTCATCTATCTTCTTTTCAATCATCAGCAACAATGTATGAAGTTTGTTTTAACCATTTTTTCCGCGCTAAAAACAAAAATGATGGAGGTGATTTAGTTTATTTTCAAGGACATATTGCTCCTGGTATCTATTCTAGAGCTTTCTTAGAAGGTCGTTTGTTGGAAGATCAGATTGATAATTTTAGACAAGAAGTTCATGGCAAAGGTCTGCCTTCTTATCCTCATCCTAAATTAATGCCCCATTTTTGGCAGTTTCCAACAGTTTCTATGGGATTAGGTCCTATCTGTGCAATTTATCAAGCAAAATTTTTAAAATATCTAAAAAATAGAAAATTAAAAAATACTTCTAAGCAAACAGTTTATGCTTTTATAGGTGATGGAGAAATGGATGAACCTGAATCTAAAGGTGCTATTTCTGTGGCTGTTCGTGAAAAGTTAGATAATTTAATATTTATAATTAATTGTAATTTGCAAAGATTAGATGGACCAGTGATTGGTAACGGAAAAATTGTTAATGAATTAGAAAGTTTTTTTTATGGAGCTGGATGGGAAGTAATAAAAGTTATATGGGGTAGCAAATGGGACGTTTTATTAAAAAAAGATAAAACTGGAAAGTTAATTCAATTAATGAATGAAACGTTGGATGGTGATTATCAAACATTTAAATCTAAAGATGGAGCATATGTTCGAAAACATTTTTTTGGAAGATATAGTGAAACGTTAACATTAGTGAAAGATATGACCGATGAAGAAATATGGAAACTTAATAGAGGAGGTCATGATCCTATAAAAATGTTTAATGCTTTAAGAAGAGCTAGTTTTGTCAAAGATAAACCAACAGTTATTTTAGCTCATACTGTTAAAGGTTATGGAATGGGTGTAATTGCAGAAGGAAAAAATATTGCTCATCAAATAAAAAAAATTAATATAAACGGAATTAGATATATTCGAGATCGTTTTAAAATCCCTGTTTCTGATGATAATATTGAGAAATTACCATATATTCATTTTAAAAAAAATTCTAAAGAATACGATTATATACATCAAAAAAGAAAAGAATTAGGTGGTTATCTCCCTTTTCGATTATCAAAATTTACTGCATTATTAATTTTACCAAAGCTAAAAGATTTTAAATCTTTGCTAGAAAAACAAAATAAAGATATTTCAACCACTATAGCTTTCGTACGCGTTTTAAATATTATTTTGAAAAATAATTTTATAAAAGACTTAATAGTACCAATTATTGCAGATGAAGCCCGTACTTTTGGAATGGAGGGTCTATTTCGAAAAATTGGAATTTATAATCTAAGAGGTCAAAAATATATTCCTCAAGATAGAGAACAATTAGCATATTACAAGGAAGAAAAAAAAGGTCAAATATTACAAGAAGGAATCAATGAATTAGGAGCTGCCTCTTCTTGGTTAGCAGCAGCCACTTCTTATAGTACAAACGATTTTCCAATGATTCCTTTTTATATTTATTATTCAATTTTTGGTTTTCAACGAATAGGTGATTTATTTTGGGCGGCTGGTGATCAGCAAGCAAGAGGTTTTTTGATTGGAGGTACATCTGGACGGACTACTTTAAATGGTGAAGGATTGCAGCATGAAGATGGTCATAGTCATATACAATCTTTAACGATTCCAAATTGCATATCTTATGATCCTTGTTTTGCTTATGAAGTTGCTGTTATTATTCAAGACGGGATAAGACGAATGTATGGAGAAATGCAAGAAAATATATACTATTATATTACTACTACTAATGAAAATTATCATATGCCAGAAATGCCTAAGGGAATTGAAAAAGGAATATGCCGAGGCATTTACAAATTAAAAACTTTATTAGGAACTTCATTAAAAGTTCAATTGATGGGTTCTGGAGCTATTTTACGTTCAGTTTGTGAAGCTGCTGAAATTTTATTAAAGGATTATTCTATTACTACTGATATTTATAGTGTTACATCATTTACAGAGTTAGCTAGAAATGGATCAGATTGCGAAAGATGGAATATGCTTCATCCTGGTCAAGAAAATAAAATAGCATATATAAAAAAAGTAATGAACACAGCTCCTGCAGTTGCTGCAACAGATTATATGAAATTGTTTGCTGAACAAATTCGTCATTTTATTCCAGCAATTAAGTATTATGTTTTAGGGACAGATGGTTTTGGTCGTTCAGATAGTCGTGAAAATCTTCGGGATCATTTTGAAATAAATTCACATTATATCGTAGTAGCTGCATTAAGTCTATTAGCAGAATTGAATAATATTAGTAAAATTGTTGTAGAAGATGCAATTATTAAGTTTAACATTAACATAGATAAAATTAATCCTCGTTTATCTTGA
- a CDS encoding 2-oxo acid dehydrogenase subunit E2, whose amino-acid sequence MDIEVKVPDIGLDEAEVTEILVTIGQKIELEQGLITIEGDKSSIEIPSPFSGIVHNINVKIGDKVRTSSIIMILKTNVIHDTKKEENFQKIKKTNLLNNNNIDIDVNRKIKNKNLFHATPVIRRLARNLNIDLNKINGSGRKNRILKEDIILYKKNNFSELGKYNISIESYSNSNHIENEKIKLTSIQKLVGHNLYQNWINVPHVTHFDEANVTILEAFRKKYNNEKKEEKHGNNITMLVFIIKVVSYALEKFPIFNSSLSLDKESIIFKKYINIGVAISIKNGLVVPVLRDVNKKNITQLSNELILMSKKAREEKLSSSDMKKGCFTISNLGSIGGSWFSPIVNSPEVAILGVSKSTIKPFWDGKNFVPSLMLPLSLSYDHRVINGADAAYFMTFIRKVLSDIHFLIM is encoded by the coding sequence GTGGATATCGAAGTAAAAGTACCAGATATTGGTTTAGATGAAGCAGAAGTAACAGAGATATTAGTGACAATTGGTCAAAAAATAGAATTAGAGCAAGGATTAATTACTATAGAAGGAGATAAATCTTCTATAGAAATACCTTCACCTTTTTCAGGAATTGTTCACAATATTAATGTTAAAATTGGAGATAAAGTTAGAACTTCTTCGATTATAATGATTCTTAAAACTAATGTTATTCATGATACTAAAAAAGAAGAAAATTTCCAAAAAATTAAAAAAACAAATTTATTAAATAATAATAATATTGATATTGATGTCAACAGAAAGATTAAAAATAAAAATTTATTTCATGCTACACCAGTTATTCGACGTTTAGCAAGAAATTTAAATATTGATCTAAATAAAATAAATGGTTCTGGTCGTAAAAATCGAATTTTGAAAGAAGATATAATACTATATAAAAAAAATAATTTTTCTGAATTGGGAAAATATAATATTTCAATAGAAAGTTACTCAAATTCTAATCATATAGAAAACGAGAAAATAAAGCTCACTTCTATTCAAAAATTAGTTGGTCATAATTTGTATCAAAATTGGATAAATGTGCCTCATGTAACTCATTTTGATGAAGCTAATGTTACAATATTAGAAGCTTTTCGTAAGAAGTATAATAATGAAAAAAAAGAAGAAAAACATGGTAACAATATTACTATGTTAGTTTTTATTATAAAAGTAGTATCTTATGCTTTAGAAAAGTTTCCGATTTTTAACAGTTCTTTATCTTTAGATAAAGAATCAATTATCTTTAAAAAATATATTAATATTGGTGTTGCTATAAGTATAAAAAACGGATTAGTTGTACCTGTTTTAAGAGATGTTAATAAAAAAAATATTACTCAACTGTCTAATGAATTAATATTGATGTCAAAAAAAGCACGTGAAGAAAAGTTAAGCTCATCAGATATGAAAAAAGGATGTTTTACAATATCTAATTTGGGAAGTATCGGAGGATCTTGGTTTTCTCCAATTGTAAATTCTCCAGAAGTCGCTATTCTTGGTGTTTCAAAATCCACAATAAAACCATTTTGGGATGGAAAAAATTTTGTTCCTTCTTTAATGTTACCATTGTCTTTATCATATGATCACCGTGTAATAAATGGAGCAGATGCTGCTTATTTTATGACGTTTATCAGAAAAGTACTGTCTGATATTCATTTTTTAATCATGTAA
- the lpdA gene encoding dihydrolipoyl dehydrogenase — translation MHQEIHVQVAVIGSGPSGYSAAFRCSDLGLDTILIERYDTLGGVCLNVGCIPSKSLLHIAKVIKEAKELSDTGVFFDKPVINIEKIRNWKNSVIHKLTSSLSQMRKKRNIKIIQGHAIFDSNKNLFVKGIKNDLTIHFENAIIATGSKPIKLPLMSENNSMIWDSTDALLLNNIPNRFLIIGSGIIGLEMATIYSALGSKVDIVDRFQQFLPAIDQDVTNVYLKAMNKKFNILLNTHVEKVNFKDNVLSAKIIRESGSEDHLNYDAILVAIGRKPNIDALGLDRIGLKINDLGFIEVNQQLKTNVKNIYAVGDVTGMPMLAHKGIHEGRIAAEVISGKNHYFEPKVIPSVAYTEPEIACVGVSEREAIKKNINYEVAKFSWSGSGRAMASNCSVGLTKLIFDKNNNQIIGGSIVGTNAGELIGEIGLAIEMGCDSEDIALTIHSHPTLNESIGLASEIFQGTITDLLNIKKNK, via the coding sequence ATGCACCAAGAAATTCATGTACAAGTTGCAGTAATTGGTTCAGGTCCATCAGGATATTCCGCTGCTTTTCGATGCTCTGATTTAGGTTTAGATACCATTTTGATAGAGCGATATGACACGTTAGGAGGCGTTTGCTTAAATGTTGGATGTATTCCATCTAAGTCGTTATTACACATAGCTAAAGTAATAAAAGAAGCAAAAGAGCTGTCTGATACAGGAGTTTTTTTTGATAAACCAGTAATTAATATAGAAAAAATTAGAAATTGGAAGAATAGTGTTATACATAAATTAACTAGTTCATTGTCTCAAATGAGAAAAAAAAGAAATATTAAAATTATTCAGGGACATGCAATTTTTGATTCTAATAAAAATTTATTCGTTAAAGGAATAAAAAATGATTTAACTATTCATTTCGAAAATGCAATTATTGCAACAGGTTCAAAACCTATAAAATTACCTTTGATGTCTGAAAATAATTCTATGATATGGGATTCTACTGATGCTTTGTTATTAAACAACATACCTAATCGTTTTTTAATTATAGGAAGTGGAATTATTGGTTTAGAAATGGCAACAATATATAGCGCTTTAGGGTCAAAAGTTGACATAGTAGATCGATTTCAACAGTTTCTTCCTGCGATTGATCAAGATGTTACCAACGTATATTTAAAAGCAATGAATAAAAAATTTAACATATTATTAAATACTCATGTGGAGAAAGTGAATTTTAAAGATAATGTTTTATCAGCAAAAATAATAAGAGAAAGCGGATCTGAAGATCACTTAAACTATGACGCGATATTAGTTGCTATAGGAAGAAAGCCTAATATTGATGCTTTGGGTCTCGATCGAATAGGATTAAAGATTAATGATCTTGGTTTTATTGAAGTAAATCAACAATTAAAAACAAATGTAAAAAACATTTATGCTGTTGGAGATGTAACTGGAATGCCTATGCTAGCTCATAAAGGAATACATGAAGGGCGCATTGCGGCAGAAGTCATTTCCGGAAAAAATCATTATTTTGAACCTAAGGTAATTCCATCTGTAGCATATACGGAACCAGAAATTGCTTGTGTTGGAGTGAGCGAGAGAGAAGCAATTAAAAAAAATATAAACTATGAAGTTGCAAAGTTCTCATGGAGTGGATCCGGAAGAGCGATGGCATCTAATTGCAGTGTAGGATTAACAAAATTAATCTTTGATAAAAATAATAATCAAATTATTGGGGGATCTATAGTAGGAACTAATGCGGGAGAGCTAATTGGTGAAATTGGATTAGCAATTGAAATGGGATGTGATTCAGAAGACATTGCATTAACTATTCATTCACATCCTACTTTAAATGAATCTATTGGTTTGGCTTCAGAAATTTTTCAAGGAACAATTACTGATTTATTAAATATAAAGAAAAATAAATAG
- the speD gene encoding adenosylmethionine decarboxylase: MQKLKLHGFNNLTKSLSFCIYDICYTNTNYLRNSYISYIDEQYNAIRLTKILKKTCSIIGANVLNICYQDYEPQGASVTILVCEEPIHSDKINILNNTNILPSSVLAHLDKSHICVHTYPESHPQNGICTFRADIEVSTCGIISPLNALNYLIHKLESDIVTIEYRVRGFTRDIYGIKHFIDHEINSVQNFMSNDIKSMYKMFDVNIHQENIFHTRMLIKEFDLKNYLFNASLEDIKQEERSHITRLVLKEMKEIYYGKNISMSKPNRI; encoded by the coding sequence TTGCAAAAACTAAAATTGCATGGCTTTAATAATCTAACTAAAAGCCTAAGTTTTTGTATCTATGACATTTGTTATACAAATACTAATTATTTGCGAAATAGCTATATTTCTTATATTGATGAACAATATAATGCTATTCGGTTGACTAAAATTTTAAAAAAAACTTGTTCAATTATTGGTGCTAACGTTTTAAATATATGCTATCAAGACTACGAACCTCAAGGCGCAAGTGTCACTATTTTAGTATGTGAAGAACCAATACATTCAGATAAAATTAATATTTTAAATAATACTAATATATTACCATCTTCTGTTCTTGCTCATTTAGATAAAAGTCATATTTGTGTACATACGTATCCTGAAAGTCATCCTCAAAATGGAATTTGTACTTTTCGCGCTGATATTGAAGTTTCAACATGCGGAATTATATCTCCTCTTAATGCTTTAAATTATCTGATACATAAATTAGAATCAGACATTGTAACTATTGAATATCGAGTACGAGGCTTTACTAGAGATATTTATGGAATTAAACACTTTATCGACCATGAGATTAATTCTGTTCAAAATTTTATGTCTAACGACATTAAATCAATGTATAAAATGTTTGATGTTAATATACATCAAGAAAACATTTTTCATACTCGAATGTTAATTAAAGAATTTGATTTAAAAAATTATTTATTTAACGCTAGTTTAGAAGATATAAAACAAGAAGAACGTTCTCACATTACTCGTTTAGTATTAAAAGAAATGAAAGAAATATATTATGGAAAAAATATTTCAATGTCAAAACCTAATAGAATATAA
- the speE gene encoding polyamine aminopropyltransferase: MHNQKIWHEKLYNNLGQYFLIDQLLYENKTPYHEVKIFKNSIMGKIMTIDGVVQTTEKDEFIYHEMLTHVPIFSHESIKKVLIIGGGDGGILREVCRHMNIESITMVEIDLNIISLCKKYFPNHSKNAYNDSRLKLIIDDASIFIKNTKKKFDLIISDSTDPIGCGKKLFSLEFYSNCKKRLVKNGIFVSQNGVFFLQKKEILLTYKKLKKYFYDVQFYQAHVPTYYGGTMLFCWGTDHKAWRKINFKDLKLKIKNKQLYFNYYNAKIHMNSFNLPQYILNTLDKS; this comes from the coding sequence ATGCATAATCAAAAAATATGGCATGAAAAACTTTACAATAATCTTGGGCAATATTTTTTAATAGATCAATTATTATATGAAAACAAAACACCATATCACGAAGTAAAAATATTTAAAAATTCTATTATGGGAAAAATTATGACAATTGATGGAGTGGTTCAAACAACAGAAAAAGATGAATTTATATATCATGAAATGTTAACTCACGTTCCTATATTTTCTCATGAATCAATAAAAAAAGTATTAATCATAGGCGGTGGAGACGGAGGAATACTGCGTGAAGTATGTCGTCACATGAATATTGAAAGCATAACTATGGTTGAAATTGATTTAAATATTATTAGTTTATGCAAAAAATATTTTCCTAATCACAGTAAAAATGCTTATAATGATTCTCGTTTAAAATTAATTATTGATGACGCATCAATATTTATTAAAAATACAAAAAAAAAATTTGATCTAATTATATCAGATTCAACAGACCCTATTGGCTGCGGTAAAAAACTATTCTCATTAGAATTTTATTCCAATTGCAAAAAACGTCTAGTTAAAAATGGAATTTTTGTATCACAAAATGGTGTTTTTTTTCTTCAAAAAAAAGAAATTCTTCTTACTTACAAAAAATTAAAAAAATATTTTTATGATGTACAATTTTATCAAGCACATGTTCCAACTTATTACGGAGGAACAATGCTTTTTTGTTGGGGAACTGATCATAAAGCATGGCGTAAAATTAATTTTAAAGATTTAAAATTAAAAATAAAAAACAAACAGTTATACTTTAATTACTATAATGCTAAAATTCATATGAATAGCTTTAATCTACCTCAATATATTCTCAACACATTAGATAAAAGTTAA
- a CDS encoding 5'-methylthioadenosine/adenosylhomocysteine nucleosidase, whose amino-acid sequence MKIGIIAAIEDEIKTLKNILYPYQKKKISSFKIYKGKFKEINIILIKSGIGKVCASMSTMLLINLYKPDLIINNGSSGSLHQSLHVGDIIFPKKICYYDVNLTNFGYDLGQVPCFPKNFVINSNIYNIFKKIFYKFKFNFFNGLLISGDSFVRDCSYVKKLKKLFPSAIAVEMESAAIAQVCYKFNVPFIAIKSISDFSDNSATKNFKKNISIASNKSSKAVKIVLENVINLK is encoded by the coding sequence ATGAAAATTGGAATAATAGCAGCTATTGAAGACGAAATTAAAACATTAAAAAATATCTTATATCCATATCAAAAAAAAAAAATATCATCTTTTAAAATTTATAAAGGAAAATTTAAAGAAATTAATATCATACTGATTAAATCTGGAATAGGAAAAGTGTGTGCCAGTATGTCAACTATGCTTCTTATTAATTTATATAAACCTGATCTTATTATTAACAATGGTTCTTCAGGAAGCTTGCATCAATCGCTACATGTAGGAGACATTATTTTTCCTAAAAAAATATGTTACTATGATGTCAATTTAACTAATTTTGGATATGATCTTGGACAAGTTCCTTGTTTTCCCAAAAATTTTGTTATAAATTCTAACATATACAACATTTTTAAAAAAATTTTTTATAAATTTAAATTTAATTTTTTTAATGGATTACTCATTAGCGGCGATTCTTTTGTCAGAGATTGTTCCTATGTAAAAAAATTAAAAAAATTATTTCCTTCCGCAATAGCTGTTGAAATGGAATCTGCTGCAATAGCTCAAGTATGTTATAAATTTAATGTTCCTTTTATAGCTATAAAATCAATATCTGACTTTTCAGATAACAGTGCTACTAAAAATTTTAAAAAAAATATTTCCATTGCATCAAATAAATCTTCAAAAGCAGTTAAAATTGTATTGGAAAATGTCATTAATCTTAAATAA
- the erpA gene encoding iron-sulfur cluster insertion protein ErpA, whose product MKNKIKKYINFSDKAAQKIQNLILEKKNKNLKLRVYISGGGCSGFQYQFILDDKINKDDIIINQCNTDLIIDPISLQYLYGGEIDYIENLEGSKFIISNPNAKNTCGCGSSFSI is encoded by the coding sequence ATGAAAAATAAAATTAAAAAATACATTAATTTTTCTGATAAAGCAGCTCAAAAAATACAAAATCTGATCTTAGAAAAAAAAAATAAAAATTTAAAATTAAGAGTATATATTAGCGGAGGTGGGTGCAGTGGTTTTCAATATCAATTTATTTTGGACGACAAGATTAATAAAGATGATATAATTATCAATCAGTGCAATACTGATTTAATCATTGATCCTATTAGTCTGCAGTACCTGTATGGCGGAGAAATTGACTATATAGAAAACTTAGAAGGTTCAAAATTTATAATTTCTAATCCCAATGCAAAAAATACATGTGGATGTGGTTCATCATTTAGCATTTAA